TAGGAATGATGTGTTAGAGTTTTCTAAAGCTGATGTATTTTATATGAATTGAATATTTGCTATGTTAGACTCAGCAAAAGGTAGTGCCTTGTACCCTTTTTTCCTGGTGCACTTTGTAAGTTTGTTTCTTTTAGCAGTACTATAAGGGAAAAAAGTTGGATGTTCAATTACAGGTAGCATGAGCGTTTTCTTGCTATGTTGAGCAGGTGATTTAGAGAACTTTGTTAGTTTATTGTAGGAGAAAAAGTTGATATTCAGTTGCAGGTGGTCAGATTGTTTAATTGCTAGTGCTGAGCAGGTGATTTAGAGAGCTGTGGTGCGTTGTTGTCTTGTATTTTGAGAATGATTTTCTTGATCATGTACTTATAGAGACAATATTGTTTTCTAGGAAATACACGGCGGGTGGTGGTGGGGGAGGGGGGCGGGGGGTGAATCATCAGGCTCAAATGGAGTAAatgagcaatttttttttttttttggagacttAGTAAATGAGCAATTTGAGTGGTGATGATTCATATAGCCGATCAACTATCTTGAGATTTAGGTATTGTTGTAGTTATCACTGTAGTGGCTAAAAGGAGTGTGTGATGGGGTTGGGATGCAAGAAATAATTCTGGAAAAAGGTATGGGATGAAGGAGATGGTGCTGGCTGACGCGAGCTTGGGGTTTATATTAGCTCTGGAATCATCAGTTGCTAACATCTGATTTTAGGAATTACAAGTTTGTACTATATAGTCTTTTTCATTCTTACCTTCCCTGGtgctcctttctttttcttttcatttttgccTTTTCAGTCTTCCAAGCTATAATTATACAATGTTGTAAGTTGTAACTCAATGATGTCAGACTTCAAACTTGTTTCTCCTTGCCATTTACGTATACATCATAGTTCTTTTCTAATTTTCAGGTTGTGTGTACGTCAAGTATATAATTTAGACatccatagttttttttttctttttttcttttttcttcttccctTCCGAAAATGCATGTCAATATGTTGGTTACTATACCTATGTTTTGTGGTTGTATGCTGGTTTCCACTATTCAGCTTGAGTGTTGTTCTTATCTCGATCTAAGGTAGCTTTTGAGAATGTGTCACTACTCATGATTCTAACAATTAATTCATGTTAGTTGTCCAATTTATgaatcttcttctttctttttggctaTAAAACTTTAAAAGGGCTATAGAGTGGCTAGTGTGCCTTATGTATAACTGTATCACTGATTGTAGCTATGATTATGCTTGTAGTGGAATGCTTGTTCAAGATCCTTCAAAGCATAATGATGTGGACTCCATCTTTGACCGAGCTAGGCAAGTGGGTGCCACACAAGGTCCTGTGGAAACTGTTGTCCCTAGTTCAAGCTCAACAAGCTTTACTGGACCTGGGAGAACACTTGCAGGGGAGACAGTACCAACATCAGCTCCTCAACCGCCCGAGTCCATCGTGCACAATATTATCTTTTGGAGAAATGGTTTCACTGTAAATGATGGCCCTTTGAGAAGGCTGGATGATCCTGAAAATGCATCTTTTCTGGAGGTAACTGTAGTGAGgactaaaataaaaatttatgaaAAGGAACAAACGTCATGGGTTGCACAATCCTTCTACTGAAAATTCTTCCCCCACTAATAATGATTTGTCCCTTTCTATCATACATTTCTATTATTCTCTTATTATCAGGAGAGGTAGGGGCATGACATTGGCAGTTGGCTTTTTATCTAAAGCTCCCTCCCCATTTGGGCCACATGCCTGGAGTTAGTCGAAGCTAGATTTTCATTTAAGGATCGTGATCTTAAACTCCCATTTGTGTATTGGTCGTTTGTTTCATATGCAAATTAACCACTTTGTTTTTCTAAATCTTTTACTGGTTCTTTTGCACAGTGTATTTGATGATAAAGATTTTATCTTTTGGATGATTTTCGGTTCTTAATGTACTGGTGCTTCATTTGCAGAGTATCACAAAGTCTGAATGTCCAAGAGAGTTGGCTCCTGCAGATACCAGGTCCCAGGTGCACTGCAACCTCATAAGGAGGGATGAGAACTGTCCTGTGAGTATTGCATATTCGGtccaccatttctctcttttcatCTCCTCTGATGCACTGAATATGAAAAAGGGGACATTTAAAGTAAGAGGAACAAGCTGAGAATGCACATAAAAGGCATTGGCCATAGTTCCTTCGGCTGTTAGTGGATGTGTACTCTGTTATATATGATTATTAGGGAAAGCACATGGGAACAAATCTATTTGGATATTCTTCTGTTTCTTCCCCTTATCTTAGATGTGCGTCACTTTTCGTCTTACATGAGCAGCTGTTTGTAACCCCATGACAGAGTCCCTTCTCTGATATTGACTTCATTACACTAGTGTCAATAAACATGTTCATTGCACTTGCAGGAACCACAGAAACGCCAAGTTTCGTTTCAGGGGGTGGGAAGAACACTTGGAAGCAGCTCAACTCAAGCAACTACTGAGCCATCTGCTGCTGCTCCCATAAGCGCAACCCCAGCACCTTCTACGAGCGTTCTTGACGAATCATTGCCTTCAACCTCGCTTCAGATTAGATTGGCAGATGGAACTCGCATGGTTGCACACTTCAATTTCCACCAGACTGTTGGTGACATCCGTGCCTTCATTGATGCTTCAAGGCCAAGTGACACCAGGGCCTATCAACTACAAACAGTTGGATTTCCTCCTAAAATCCTCAGTGACCCAACCCAAACAATTGAGCAAGCAGGATTGGCGAATTCGGTGATTATACAAAAACTTTGATTAGCTATCAAAACAGTTTCTTTTCATTTATTCGTACCGATGGCAGGACATTTTTATCTATTTACGAACtggattgtttttttttaatctttgtgTATCCAAAGTTGATCTGTATGAAGATAGCAGTGTTTTTTGTTTAAAATACAAGTTTTCTTAAACGAGATGCTGTGGGTCTCTGTCCACTAATTATGTGTCATATGGTATTTTCTCCATCTCATGTAAGAACAGCTACCATGTGGAAATGAAGTAGGGGTTTATATGATTTGAGCATTTCAACACTTTAATAATATGATTTAATGTTGACTTGATGCGTGGTTGAGAATTGACCTGCTG
Above is a genomic segment from Lycium barbarum isolate Lr01 chromosome 12, ASM1917538v2, whole genome shotgun sequence containing:
- the LOC132622247 gene encoding plant UBX domain-containing protein 4-like; this translates as MSSRDGKKPSRQTSGNRAVGIRTLSDLNRPSGHDSDSDSDGPQEYYTGGEKSGMLVQDPSKHNDVDSIFDRARQVGATQGPVETVVPSSSSTSFTGPGRTLAGETVPTSAPQPPESIVHNIIFWRNGFTVNDGPLRRLDDPENASFLESITKSECPRELAPADTRSQVHCNLIRRDENCPEPQKRQVSFQGVGRTLGSSSTQATTEPSAAAPISATPAPSTSVLDESLPSTSLQIRLADGTRMVAHFNFHQTVGDIRAFIDASRPSDTRAYQLQTVGFPPKILSDPTQTIEQAGLANSVIIQKL